DNA sequence from the Pyramidobacter porci genome:
GGGCGTGCCCTACCGTGCCATGATGTTCGACATCGTCATCCCCCAGGCGCTGCGCACCGTGCTGCCGTCGCTGGTCAACGAGCTTATCGCCCTGCTCAAGGACACCTCCATCGTCGCCACCATCGGCATGCTCGACATGATGCGCGCCGCCCAGACCGCCATGAACTCCACCTATCTGGCCTTCGAGCCGTTCATCGTCGTCGCCGGCATGTACTACGTGCTCGTGATGATCTTCACGGCCGTCGCCTCGCGCCTGGAGAGGAGGCTGCACAAAAGTGATCGAAATTAAAAACTTGAAAAAGCAGTTCGGTTCCCTCGAGGTGCTTCGGGGCGTCAACCTGAAGATCGACGAGGGCGAAGTGGTGTCCATCATCGGCCCCTCCGGCTCGGGCAAGTCGACGCTGCTGCGCTGCATCAACCTGCTCGAGACGCCCACGTCGGGGCAGGTCGTCATCGACGGGCTGGACATCACCCAAAGAGGCGTGGACATCCAGAAAGTGCGCGAGAACGTGGGCATGGTGTTTCAGCATTTCAACCTGTTCCGGAACAAGAACGTGCTCCAGAACATGATCTACGCGCCCATGAAAGTGCGCGGCCTTCCCGAGGCGCAGGCCGTCGAAAAGGCCATGCGGCTGCTCGAGCGCGTCGGTCTGGCCGACAAAGCCCGCGCCTATCCTTCCATGCTCTCCGGCGGCCAGCAGCAGCGCGTCGCCATCGCCCGCGCCCTGGCCATGGAGCCGCGCACGCTGCTTTTCGACGAGCCCACTTCGGCGCTCGATCCGGAAATGGTCAAGGAAGTGCTCGACGTGATCCGCAGCCTGGTTTCCACGGGCATCACCATGGCGATCGTCACCCACGAGATGGGCTTCGCCCGCGAGGCTTCCGACCGCGTCTGCTTCGTCGACGAGGGCGTGATCGCCGAAGACGCCGCGCCGTCTGAGTTCTTCTCGTCGCCGAAGTCGGCGCGCGCCCGGCAGTTTTTGGAAAAAGTGCTTTAGACGCAGAGAAACGGAGACTGAAAAATGGAAGACCGGCTGCATTGGAAGAACGGCGCCCGCTGCGCCGTGATGCTGACGTTCGATCTCGACGGGGACACCACGTGGAGGAACGGCAACGCTCACTACGAAGGCGGCGGAAGATTTCTGAAAGCCTGCTCGGTAGGGCTTTACGGCCCCAACCGCGGCGCTCACGCCATCCTCGACCTGCTGAAAAGATACGGAGTTCCCGGAACCTTCTTCGTGCCCGGCAAGGTTGCCGAGGACAATCCCGAGCTGATCCGCCGCATCGACGCCGAAGGGCACGAGATCGGCCAGCACGGCTACACACACGAAATGTTCTTCAACTACGGCTGCGAGCGGCAGATCGAGATCATCGAAAAATGCCAGAACATCTTCTGCGACCTGATCGGCAAGCCGGCCCGCGGCTTCCGCACCCCCTCCGGCGACTGGTCGCTGGACACGCCGCGGCTGCTGTACGAGCGCGGCGTCGACTACAGCAGCTCGATGCGCGGCAACGACCGCCCCTATCACACCGTGATCGACGGCGAAAAGACCGATTTCGTCGAGATCCCCACGCGCTGGGAACTGGACGATTACGTGGCCACCGCCTACAATTATTTCCCCGCCGAGCCCGACGGGCAGGACCGCATCTCCGGCTACGACCTGGTCTACGACAATTTCTCGCGTGAGTTCGACGGCTATTACGAATACGGCCTGTGCTTCGTCAGCATGATCCATCCGCAGGTCACCGGCACTCCCGGCCGCCTGCGCATCCTCGAAAAGCTGATCCGGCACATCGGGGAACGCGGCGACGTCTGGTTTGCGCGCGGCGGCGAAGTGGCGCAGTGGTACCGCGAGCATTACGACCGCGAGGAGGTCCTGAAAAATGCCTGAAATCGAGTGGAAGGGCGGCGCTCGCTGCGCCGCTCTGATTACCGTCAACCTCGACGCCGAAAACTTCTGGCTGGCCGTCGATCCCGACGTCAGGGAACGTCCTAAAACTCTGTCCATGGGACAGTACGGCATGGACCGCGGCCTGCCGCGCCTGCTGGATCTGCTTGACGATCTGGATATCAAGGCGACGTTTTTCGTGCCCGGCTCGACCGCCGCGGCCTACGCCGAAAAAGTGAAAGACGTCGCCTCACGCGGCCACGAGATCGCCCTGCGCGGCTGCGAACTGCTCAACTGGGGCCTGCTGCCTGCCGAACGGGCCGAGGCCGACATGGAAAAAGGCGCCGCCGTCCTCGCAAACGTCGTCGGCGCGCCGCCCAGAGGCTACCGCGCCCCCATCGCCGAGTTCACCCTCGACACCCTGCGCGCCGCCCATGCCAACGGCGCCGTGTATTCCAGCAGCCTCAGCAGCGACGACCGGCCCTTCTGGCTCGACCTGGAAAACGGCGAAAAATTGCTGGAGATCCCCGTTCACTGGGCGCTTTACGACCTGCCGTACTTCGCCTTCAACTACCATCCCCCCATGCCGAAGGGGCAGGGGCGGATCGCCAGCTCCGCTCAGGTCTTCAACAACTTTCGCGAGGAGTTCCTCGGCTACGCCGAGCGCGGCCTCTGCTACGTGCTCCAGCTCGACCCGCAGACCGCCTGTACGCCCGGCCGCATGCCGCTGCTGCGCGGACTGCTGACCGAGATCAAAGAGAGCGGGGCGGCCTGGCTTGCCACCGGCGGCGAAATGTACGACTACTGGTCCGCCGTTTATCCCGCGCAGTAGGGTGCTTGCCGGTTCCCGATTGAAAAATGTACCGCGCGGGATCAAATGTTCGCATCCCTTCCCCGCTGCCATCTTCAAACGGCGCGTTTCCGTCGAAGCCGTGGCCGCGGCTTGTCAAAAAACGCCCGCCTGTGTTATAATGCCCTTTGTTCGCGGAGGGGTGTCCGAGTGGTCGATGGTGCTTGCTTGGAAGGCATGTGTACCTTAGGGTACCGGAGGTTCGAATCCTCTCCCCTCCGCCAATGTTTCTTCCGCCAATGTTTCTTCATTGACCCAGGAAAGATGGAATTTGGTGTAAAAACGACGAAAACTCTTCAAGGCCCTGCAAATAAATGCAGGGTCTTTTTTCGTATTTGAAGCTGACGTTCCGCAGTCTGCGCAGCTCGCTTTGTGAATCTCCCTCGCAGCGCCCTTGTGTTCGGCCTTTCAATTGAAATAGTGTCAACCGCAATGCGGTCTGCATAACGTGCTCCGGAGATCTCGCTTGAGGGTATGGAGAATATTCGGCGTTTGAATCGAAAAGAAGTTCGAGTCTGTGCCTGGTCTTTTAATAAAATGGGAAACGGAAGGCGAACGACCTCGAGACATTCAGCTGCTGAACGATGGTGTTTCATAGCGGGAGAGAAAGTTATATGTACAGATATTCTATTGCGAAGATTTAGACTTTAAAACAAATTAGTTTGATGCATAAATAATGTGCTCGCCCATGATATAATAAACGTGGTCTAAAAAGGGACAAATTATTCATGGTTAAGGGAGGTAATGCGGATGATTCAGTTCAGCGAAGCTCAGGTGATGGTCCGCGATATGGTTCGCGAATTCACGAAGAACGAAGTGGCCCCGCGCGACCGGTGGATGGACGAAAACGGATTCGATCGTGATCTGCACAAGAAGCTGACGGAAGCCGGGCTGATGGCGATTCATATGCCCGAAGAGTACGGCGGAGGCGGCGGCGACGCGATCACCAGCGAGATCGTGATCAACGAAATCGCCAAAGGCAGCGCGTCTGTCGCGCTGTTCCTTGACGCTCACTGGCTGGCGGCCGACATGATTCTCCTTCACGGCACTGAGGCGCAGAAGAAAACATATGTTCCGCAGTGCGCCGAGGGCAAGGTTTTCGCTTTCGGTCTGACGGAATCCAACGCGGGCTCCGATGCGGCTGCGATCAAGTCGGTGGCGGAGAAGCAGCCTGACGGCAGCTATATCCTCAACGGAAGCAAGGCGTGGATCACGAACTCCGGCATTGCGGATTACTACCTGATCATGGCAAAAACGGATCCCGCCGCCGGCAACCACGGTATTTCCGTGTTCATAGTCCCCAAGGACGCCGAAGGCCTGA
Encoded proteins:
- a CDS encoding polysaccharide deacetylase family protein — translated: MPEIEWKGGARCAALITVNLDAENFWLAVDPDVRERPKTLSMGQYGMDRGLPRLLDLLDDLDIKATFFVPGSTAAAYAEKVKDVASRGHEIALRGCELLNWGLLPAERAEADMEKGAAVLANVVGAPPRGYRAPIAEFTLDTLRAAHANGAVYSSSLSSDDRPFWLDLENGEKLLEIPVHWALYDLPYFAFNYHPPMPKGQGRIASSAQVFNNFREEFLGYAERGLCYVLQLDPQTACTPGRMPLLRGLLTEIKESGAAWLATGGEMYDYWSAVYPAQ
- a CDS encoding amino acid ABC transporter ATP-binding protein — encoded protein: MIEIKNLKKQFGSLEVLRGVNLKIDEGEVVSIIGPSGSGKSTLLRCINLLETPTSGQVVIDGLDITQRGVDIQKVRENVGMVFQHFNLFRNKNVLQNMIYAPMKVRGLPEAQAVEKAMRLLERVGLADKARAYPSMLSGGQQQRVAIARALAMEPRTLLFDEPTSALDPEMVKEVLDVIRSLVSTGITMAIVTHEMGFAREASDRVCFVDEGVIAEDAAPSEFFSSPKSARARQFLEKVL
- a CDS encoding acyl-CoA dehydrogenase family protein, which produces MIQFSEAQVMVRDMVREFTKNEVAPRDRWMDENGFDRDLHKKLTEAGLMAIHMPEEYGGGGGDAITSEIVINEIAKGSASVALFLDAHWLAADMILLHGTEAQKKTYVPQCAEGKVFAFGLTESNAGSDAAAIKSVAEKQPDGSYILNGSKAWITNSGIADYYLIMAKTDPAAGNHGISVFIVPKDAEGLTVGKFEKKMGMRGTATCELSFDNIELPADSLVGAEGKGFMIAMQALDGARISIGAIASGLMQHAMDKAAAYAKERTTFGKPIAKHQAVGFKFADMAAKIRATDLMIWDTCELKQQGKRFSVEAAELKLLASRWACEVCDDCIQIFGGNGYSAEFDVERFYRDAKLLEIGEGTSEILRLVISSSVLGR
- a CDS encoding polysaccharide deacetylase family protein; the protein is MEDRLHWKNGARCAVMLTFDLDGDTTWRNGNAHYEGGGRFLKACSVGLYGPNRGAHAILDLLKRYGVPGTFFVPGKVAEDNPELIRRIDAEGHEIGQHGYTHEMFFNYGCERQIEIIEKCQNIFCDLIGKPARGFRTPSGDWSLDTPRLLYERGVDYSSSMRGNDRPYHTVIDGEKTDFVEIPTRWELDDYVATAYNYFPAEPDGQDRISGYDLVYDNFSREFDGYYEYGLCFVSMIHPQVTGTPGRLRILEKLIRHIGERGDVWFARGGEVAQWYREHYDREEVLKNA